Proteins from a genomic interval of Helicoverpa zea isolate HzStark_Cry1AcR chromosome 13, ilHelZeax1.1, whole genome shotgun sequence:
- the LOC124636028 gene encoding kielin/chordin-like protein — protein sequence MGAKTKVGCNYCTCVAGQMYICTGTICPSKSEDRRPCENGEKRQIDSCNYCLCRNGVEICTKKNCQKAYRSAVVRSHDTDNCKNGQSKKEDCNDCSCKGGNWVCTLKLCKKEKEETEAVQCKDGQTKKIDCNRCGCIDGRWFCTLMKCRKNIKNTKNLNAVQCKDGQTKKVDCNRCGCINGGWLCNLIKCGKNLSNKKEINTAQCKDGQTKKIYCNRCSCINGGWLCTLMKCGKNGKKIKNVNAVQCKDGQTKKVDCNRCGCINGRWFCTLIKCKKNIKNKNKKYKNMNSVECRAGQSKKEDCNSCHCIKGTWACTLIHCSTKPHRQTSNNVSLLKVVRLVTLVLLF from the exons ATGGGAGCTAAGACGAAAGTGGGTTGTAACTACTGCACCTGCGTAGCTGGGCAAATGTACATATGCACTGGCACGATTTGTCCTTCAA AATCCGAAGACCGGCGACCTTGCGAAAACGGTGAAAAACGCCAAATAGATTCCTGCAACTATTGCTTATGTCGTAATGGAGTTGAAATTTGCACTAAAAAGAATTGTCAAAAGGCGTACC GAAGCGCAGTAGTTAGAAGTCATGACACCGACAattgtaaaaatgggcaaagcAAAAAAGAAGATTGCAATGACTGCAGTTGTAAGGGAGGTAATTGGGTTTGCACTTTAAAACTGTGCAAAAAAGAGAAAGAGGAAACAGAGGCCGTCCAGTGTAAAGACGGACAAACTAAAAAAATTGACTGCAACCGCTGCGGGTGTATTGACGGTCGGTGGTTTTGCACTCTAATGAAATGCAggaagaatattaaaaatacaaagaacCTTAACGCTGTCCAGTGTAAAGACGGACAAACTAAAAAAGTTGACTGCAACCGCTGCGGGTGTATTAACGGTGGTTGGCTTTGCAATCTCATAAAATGCGGGAAGaatctttcaaataaaaaggagATTAACACTGCCCAGTGTAAAGACGGACAAACTAAGAAAATTTACTGCAACCGCTGCTCGTGTATTAACGGTGGTTGGCTTTGCACTCTAATGAAATGCGGGAAgaatggtaaaaaaataaagaacgtTAACGCTGTCCAGTGTAAAGACGGACAAACTAAAAAAGTTGACTGCAACCGCTGCGGGTGTATTAACGGTCGTTGGTTTTGCACTCTAATAAAATGCAagaagaatattaaaaataaaaataaaaaatacaaaaacatgaACTCCGTCGAGTGTAGAGCCGGACAAAGTAAAAAAGAAGACTGCAACAGTTGCCATTGTATTAAAGGTACTTGGGCTTGCACTCTAATTCATTGCTCAACCAAACCACATAGACAAACTT CCAACAACGTGTCTTTACTAAAGGTCGTTCGACTAGTGACGCTGGTGTTACTGTTCTAA